In Helicobacter ibis, the sequence AAAGGCAAATTAGTGCTATGGAGCAATAATAAAAGCTTCAAAATTACAAAATTTGAAGATATTTTAAACAAAAACATAAAGCATATTTCAATACCAAACCCAAAACTAGCACCATATGGAAGAGCAAGCATGGAAGCACTAGAATCTACAAATATGCTAAAAGATGTAAAAGATAAATTTGTAACTGGTGAGAGCATAGGTACTGCTACAACTTATGTAGAATCAAACAATGCAGAAGTAGGCTTTACTGCACTATCAATGCTTGGTGAAGGCGGGATTAATACTCCTGCTATGAGCTTTGTAGCAATCGATGAAAAGCTATACAAGCCAATAGAACAAGCACTAATAATTCCAAATTTTGGTAAAGATTCTAAACTAGCAAATGAATTTAAAGACTATATTTTAAGTAAAGACGCAAAAGAAAAATTTATAAAATTTGGTTATAGCGTTGAATAAAATACAAGCAAAAGTTATAGATTCTAAGACTAGTGGAGATATTTCTCGCATAATTGCAAATGCAAATGGACTGATATTTTCTATAATACTTTTAGAATCTCGAAAAATAGGAGATATAATCACACTAGCCTTTAAAGAAAGCAATATCTTAGTAGCAAGAAATATACAAGGAGCTAACAATATTTTCGTTGCAAATGTGGAATCTTGTGAGCAAGATTCCATGTTTTTAAAGCTAAAGCTAAAAAGTAATAACTTACAAATAGAGGCAATTACCAATATAGATTCCAACTTTAAAGAGGGAGAAAAAGTAGTGTGGCATATTTTAGAGAGTGAAATAATGATAATAGAGTAGAGATATGGAATCTTTTTTACAAACCATGCTTTTAACTTTCAAAGTATCCATAATCACAACTGCTATATTACTTTGCATTGCGTTACCATTGGGATATTTTTTGGCATTTTATAAAAGCAAAATAACGCCGATTTTAGAAACCATAGTCTCAATGCCACTTGTATTGCCTCCTAGTGTGCTTGGCTTTTATTTACTAATTGCCTTTAGCCCACAAAATTTCTTAGGAGCATTTTTATTAGAATATTTTGATATAAAGTTCGTCTTTAGCTTTGAAGGTGTAATTTTGGCCTCTATTATTTTCTCAATGCCATTTATGATAAATCCGATTCAAGCTGGTTTCGCAAGTTTGCCAAAATCACTATATGAAGCAGCACTAACACTTGGTAAAAGTAGGATTGAGATATTCTTTAAAGTACTAATCCCAAATATCAAAAACTCGATCATAGTTGGAATTGTAGTTACATTTGCCCATACCATAGGAGAATTTGGCGTCATAATGATGATAGGTGGAAACATAGAAGGAGTAACTAGGGTTGCTAGTATTGCAATCTATGATGAAGTAGAATCTCTAAACTATGCACTAGCACATAAATACGCACTAACTTTGTTTCTAGTTACATTTTCTATCTTGCTCCTTACATTTTATCTAAACAAAAAAGACAAACTATGATAGAACTCAAATTTAAGAAGAATCTAATAAGTGCAAATGGAGATTTACTGTTAGATATAGATTGCAAAATAAACAAAAATGAACTAACAACTATATTTGGAAAATCAGGTGCTGGCAAGACAACTATACTAAAGATTCTAGCCGGACTTTTAACCCCAGAAGTTGGCTTAATTAAAGTAGAAGATGAAATATGGCTAGATACGCAAAAAAACATAAACCTAAAACCGCAAAATAGACAAATAGGATTCGTATTTCAAGACTATGCACTCTTCCCAAATATGTCTATAAGGGAGAATCTAGCCTTTGCAATACCAAAGCAAACAAGCAAGATACAAGCAAAAGAACAAATCGATGAAATACTAGAAATAACAGAGTTAACAAACCTGCAAAAACTAAAGCCAAATATGCTAAGCGGAGGACAACAACAAAGAGTAGCACTAGCTAGAGCAGTAATTAGAAAACCAAAGATTCTACTACTTGATGAGCCATTTAGTGCGTTGGATATAGAGATGAATGTAAAGTTAAGAGAGGAATTATTAAAGATACATAGACACTTTTCTCTTAGCACCTTTTTAGTTAGCCATAACTTTAGTGAGGTATTTTCTCTATCAAGCCATGTATTACATATGCAAAATGGAAAGGTTATAAAAAGTGGAACTGCTAATGAAGTGTTTTTACGCGGGATTCCAAGTGGCAAAGTTAGACAAAGTGGAAATGTGCTTAATATAACAGAAAATGGGATTTTTTGTATAGTTAGCATTCTAACCGGAAATGACATAATAAAATTAAGCATAACAAAAAATGAAGCAAAAGAGCTAAAAATAGGAGACCTAGTAATAATTAGCACAAAAGCCTTCAATCCTACAATAACAAAATTAACTAAAAATATTCAATATTTTTAGTTACAATTTTGCAAACTATACTTTACAAGGAAAATAGCATGGAATCTTGGAGCGATGGATATTTTACAAATACCGAATATACAGAGGGATATTATAAAGAAATTAGTCCTATGATGATTAACTTAAATCTAGCGTTAGCTGGAGTTGAAGTTGGAAATGAACATGATATAACACCAAAAGATGGCTTTAGCTACCTTGAGCTTGGCTACGGAATGGGAATTAGCATAACGCTGAATGCAGCAACAAATAATGGTATATTCTATGGGACCGATTTTACTCCAACCCACACACATAAAGCCAACATTTATGCTAATGGACTTGATAATATTACTCTATACAATGATAGTTTTGAGGAATTATTAGAAAGACTAAATAAAACTAGGCTAGAATTTGACTACATTGTATTTCATGGTATTTTCTCATGGATATCAAGAGAAAACCAAGACATAATACTAGAAATAATAAGAAAATTCCTAAAGCCTGGTGGTATCGTTTATAATAGCTACAATTGTATGCCAGGTTGGTCATCCAAAATGGCGTTGAGAGAAATTTTTAGAATGCATAATAGACATTATACAAATGCAAGCACAGGTGCACACGAATCTATTGCAAATTCTGCAAACTTCTTAAAGGAATTTATGGAAACAAATCCTATGTATTTTCAAGGCAATCAAATAGCGCAATCATTGGTCACACAACTCACTCAGAGCAATAACCATAAGTACTTAGGACACGAATATCTAAATTCTACTTGGGATATTTTTTATTTCCATGAGATAGCAGAAAGAATGCAAGATATGGCAAAGTGTAGCTATATAACTATGGGTGAGATATTAGAGCACTTTAACGAATGGACTTTAAGACCCGAATGGGTAAGCTATCTAAGCAATATAAAAGATAAAATATTCCAAGAACAACTAAAAGATTTTTGTTTGAATAGACAGTTTAGAAAAGACATATATTGTAAAGGAGTAGCATACACTAACCATAATACAGCAAAAACAAAACTATTAAATACAAAATTTGCATTAGTAGAACAAAAGGAAAAATTTTCTACCAAAATGCAATTCGTACTCGGGGAAGGGACATTAAAGAGAGAAAAATATGATAGCGTTTTAGAATATCTAGAATCTAAAAATTATACTTCAAAAACCGGTTGGGAGATTAGCGAAAAATGCAAATTACAATTCCAAGAATTGATGAGTATTTTAGCGATATTAATGCAACAAGGAATAGTATCGCCCGCACAAACCATAAGTGATACTATAAAAAATAGAACCAAAATATACAATCAAAACATAATTAAAAACAAAGAAAAATCAATCCTAAGTGCTTCATACATAGCTTCTCCTGTAACATGCTCTGCAATCGCAATTAACGATCTGCATAGATTCATGCTTGGATTTTACATGCAAGGAATAACGGCTGAAAATAATCTAATAACAAGAACAATAGAAAAACTAAAAGAGCTAGATTCAAAACCAATTAAAGATGGAAAAACACTAACAACCGATTCAGAAATCAAAAAAGAAATAACACAAATGGCTAACGAGTTTAAACAAAAAATAGGTATCTTTAAAAACTTAGGAATAATAGATTGAACAATTTGCAAGGAAAAACAATGAAATATACAGATGAAAGCCTAAACAATAAAAAGATTCTAATAACAGGTGGGGCTGGTTTTATAGGATCAAACCTTGCAATGTATTTTCAGAAATTCCACCCAAATGCTGAAGTTATAGTTTTTGATAGCTTTAGAAGTGAAAAGACATTTAGCAATGGAAATTTTAAATCACTAGGACATTTTAAAAACCTCTTAGATTTCAATGGGGAAGTAATAGTTGGGGATATTACAAATAAAGATGACTTAGCAAGGATTGATAAAATAAAGTTTGATTACATATTCCATGAAGCCGCAATCTCTGATACCACGGTTATAGACCAAGATGCAATATTAAGAGCAAATGTAAATGCCTATAAAGATCTACTAGAAATGTCTCTAAGACATGGAGCAAAGATGATATATGCATCAAGTGCTGGAACTTACGGAAACACTCAAGCACCAAACATAGTAGGACAAGGAGAGATTCCAGAAAATGTCTATGGATTTTCAAAGCTTTGCATGGACAAATTAACATATAAATTTTTAAAAGAAAATCCAGAGCATATAGTTGGCTTAAGGTATTTTAATGTATATGGAGAAAATGAGCTTTATAAAGGCAAAACCGCTTCAATGATATTGCAACTAGGAATCCAAGCACTAAAGAACAAAAAAGTAAGATTATTTAAAATGGGCGAACAAAAAAGAGATTTTGTCTATGTGCAAGATGTAGTAATGGCAAACATAAAAGCTATAAGTGGCAAAAGTGGCGTATATAATGTAGGAAGCGGAGAATCTAGAAGCTTTAATGATATTGTAAAATGTCTGCAAAATGAATTTGGAGAATTTGAAGTAGAATATTTTGACAATCCTTATAAATTCTTCCAAAACCATACACATGCGGACATAGAGCCAACCAAAGAAGCACTAGGATACAATCCAAGATATAAGCTAGAAGATGGAATAAAAGAATATGCAAAAAGCATAAAAGAAATTGCAGACAAAGGCGAGTTTTGAATCCAAAAATTTTAGTCGTTGGAGATTTGATATTAGACCACTATGTGTGGGGAGAATGCCAAAGAATCTCACCTGAAGCACCAGTGCAAGTAGTAAGCATAAACAAAGAAACACTAAGTTTAGGCGGAGCATGCAATGTAGCAAATAATCTAATCTCACTTGGTGCAGATGTGTTTATATGCGGAATGATAGGCGATGATGATGCAGGTGCTAAACTAAAAAATAGACTAGAATCTCTAAACATAAACACAAGTGGAATCTACACAAACAAAAATCGCCCAACAACACAAAAATCAAGAATCATAGCCTCAAACCAACAAGTAATAAGAGTAGATAAAGAAGACAAAAGCCAAATAAGCAATGATGGAGAAAAATTCATCTTAGACTTTACAACAACTATGATAGATAAAATAGACTGCATTGTGCTATCTGACTATCAAAAAGGTGTGCTAAGCACAAAACTAACACAAAGCTTAATACAACTAGCAAAACAAAAGAATCTAAAAATACTAATAGACCCAAAGGGACATGACTACTCAAAATACAAAGATTCAACACTTCTAACACCAAATAAAAAAGAAGCCATAGAAGCCACAGGAATAAATATAATAGATGATGAATCTCTACTACAAGCCTTAGAGAAACTAAAAAATACTTGCAACTTAGAATACTCATTAATTACTCTTAGCGAAGATGGGATTGCTATTTTGCAAGATTCAAAGCTTATAAAAGTGCCAACAATTGCTAGAGAAGTCTTTGATGTAACGGGTGCTGGAGATACGGTTATTGCCTCTTTAGCTTTCATGCTATCACAAAAGGAAGAGATTCTCCCTAGCATATATTTTGCAAATGCTGCTGCTGCTGTTGTTGTTAGCAAAGTTGGCTCTGTTGCTACAAACAAAAAGGATATTTTTACATATCTATATGATAATGATTTGCTTGATAGCTCACTTGTTAGCACTAAATTTATGGAAGCATTTAGCCAAGATGGCGCGAAATTCTTATCAAATTTCCACAAAATAGTGCAAAGAAAAAAACCAATAAACCCACAAAACAAACTAATTACAAAAGATGATTTTGATAATTTTTTAGAATCTCTAACCAAGCTAACAAATCTAAAGATTGTTTTTACAAATGGTTGCTTTGATATACTGCACATAGGACATATTAGCTACCTAAATGAAGCAAAAAAGCTAGGAGATGTGCTAATTGTAGGGCTAAATAGTAATTCTTCTATTAAAGCCATAAAGGGGAATGATCGCCCAATTAATAATGAACTAGATAGAGCTTATATGCTATGTGCATTAGAATGTATTGACTTTGTAATTATATTCGATGAAGAAACTCCATTTAATCTAATAAAACAAATAAAGCCAAACATTCTAGTAAAAGGTGGAGACTACAAGAATAAAGAAGTTGTAGGAGCAGAGTTTGCAAATGAAGTAAAACTAATAGACTTCATAGAAGGAAAAAGCACAACAAACATAATAAACAAAATAAAAGGAAATCAATGAAAGAACATATCCTAAATGAAATAAAAGAGCATTTATTAGTAGCAAACAAAATGGAAAGTCTAAGTGATGATATACAAAAAGCAGCAGAAATGTGTATAGAATCTCTAAAAAATGGTGGCAAGATTCTACTATGTGGCAATGGCGGAAGTGCTGCTGATAGCCAACATATAGCAGCAGAATTAATAGGCAGATACAAGTGTGAGCGACCATCTATCCCTGCTATTGCACTTACAACTGATACTAGTGCTTTAACTGCCATTGGCAATGACTATGGATATGAATTTGTATTTTCTAGACAATTTGAGGGCTTAGCAAACAAGCAAGATATATTATGGGGAATTTCAACTAGTGGAAATAGTCAAAATGTAATAAACGCACTACAAAAAGCCAAAAAATTAGGAGTAAGAACAATAGGCTTTAGCGGACATAGTGGTGGCAAGATGTCATCTTTGTGTGATGTATTATTAATATCCCCAAGCAATGACACACCAAGAATCCAAGAAATGCACATATTAATGGCACATATTATTTGCGATTTGATAGAAAGAGCGTTTAAGTGATGTTTTTTACAGAGTTTAAAGAGGCTTGTAATTTTGAACTCTCATTAAATAAACATCTATTAAACATGCTACAAAGCAGTGGCATAAGGGCAAATCTTGCTGATTTGCACCTAGATGAAGATGGCATATATTTTACATTCCCAAATGGAAGCACAAAAAAAATAATGCTATATCAAAGCAAGATTCAAGAAGGATTCTTTAGAAGTAATGGAGACCCATTTGTGCATATATGCAAATGCAAAGAAAGCGAGATAAATCTAAACAACCAAGACTTTACCGCCATTATTAACTATGATATGAAGTTCTTTATAGGGATATATTCACATAGAACGCAAATTAAGTTTTACAACGACAAACCATTATCAATCTGCCCACAATGTAAAATAACGCTAGATAAATTCGGAAGTTTGCAAAAATTTTTAGTAGATTGATAAATTTGTCCCATAGTAGCCCCACATAACAAAGTGGGGTTTGCTATATAAAGCTACTACGATTTTTAAAGAGAGAGATTAAAATTATAATAAGTATTCCTTAAAATAAAATTATATTTTTATAAATTAAAGAACTTATTTTTTATTTATCAGCCAAATTAAACCCAATAAACTTAGGCTTAATGGTTACTAATATATTTTACTTTATTATTATTTATTTATTATTATTTATTTATTAATCAAATTTTTATTTATTAAAGTATAAAATAATGTTTAAAATTTTATAAATAAATAATAGTTTTATTTTAAACATAAAATATTTATCTTGTTGTATGTAAGAAATCACATATTTTAGACATTATGCAATTGTGTATTAGGATTTTATGTTATTATTTATTTATAATTATCACAAAATAATAGGGGGGGGGGGGCGACCTAACCTAATGGAAAGCCAAATTATGCAAGATATAAATTCTCTACCGCCGTTGTCTAGCACTATTACAAAGTTACAATCAATATCTTTAGAAAAAGATACAAGCATAAAAGAAGTTGTATATATAGTCCAAGAAGATCCATTCTTAAGTGCAGATATAATAAAAAGTGCAAACTCTCCAATATATGGATTCTCACATAAAATTACTTCAGTGACACAGGCAATAAGCCTATTTGGAATTGTAACAATAAAAGGTTTGGCAATTTCAAGCGTTATAAGATCATCATTTGAAATAGACTTAGAACCATATAAGCTAGATACGGAACAATTTATTAAAACATCTCTAACAAAAAGTAAATTCATGCTTCAATGGTATAAACACGAGATTAAAAAACTAGAAATACTAATGCCAACTTCATTGCTTATGCATATGGGAATGGTGATAATATCAGAATACATAAAAAAACTTGGCAAAGCAAAAGAGTTCAAAGCACTAATAGATGAAGATCACTTTTTAAACCGAGAGCTACAAATAGCAGGTAATACACAATATGAAATACTAGAGCTATTATTTAGTCATTGGAATTTTGAAGAGACAATGGTAGAGACTATGCGTTTTTTATATTCAAACGATGTGCCAGATTCGCTAAAGCAATATGTATATCCACTAAGAGTGCTAAACACTATAATTACTCCATACAAAATAGCTACACAAGAGCAAATAGCTGAATGTATAGACTTAATAGAGGAATATGAATTGGATATAGCTTTGTTTAATGAAGCTTTAGTAAAGATACAAAATATGGACTTGGGGAATGCTTGAACTTGCAAACCTACTAGAGAGAGGAATCCCAAAGAAAAAAAAGTTAGCAAGAGTATTTGAAGAATCTTTAGAAATCCTAAAAAAACACAACGCAATTATTTTGCATAAATTCAAATACTATTTGCACAAAGATTACTGCATAGGGACATTTAGCCCTACAAAGCAAGGCTATGGATATGTAATACCACTAAATGGCTCACAAGACATACTAATAGAAAAAACAAACACAAACAACGCCACTAAAGATGATATAGTCCTAACAAAAATAACAACAAATTCCCGCAAAAAAAAGGGAAAAATAATAACAAAACTCCAAACAACGCAAAAATACGCAATATGCTACATAGAAAAATACAAAAACAACTATATAGCAATAAGCATCCCAAATGAATTAGCCTACAAAATAAAAGCAAGTAAAAAATCTCTAGATTCTCTCCCAAAAGATACGATTATAAAAATCAACCAAGATAATGGAGAAATAGTAGAAATACTTGGTGCTATGAGCGATCCAAAAATAGATGAGAAAATCTCTCTAAGTCTATATGATAAACATGAGGGATTTTCGCTTAATAGCGAGATTGAAAGTCAAAGCTTTAAAGAAGCAAGATTAAAAGACTTTAAAGAAAGAGTGGATTTAAGCTCTCTTCCTTTTTGCGTGATTGACCCCGATGATGCAAAAGACCACGATGATGCTATATGCTATATAGAGGATAAATCAACTCTATATATAGCAATCGCAGATGTAAGCTACTATGTAAAAGAAGAATCTCCACTAGATGAAGATGCAAGACATAGGGCATTTAGCATATACTTTCCCCACAAATCAATACCAATGCTACCACGAATCTTAAGCGAAGGACTATGCTCACTACAACAAAACAAACTAAGATTAGCAATGGTATGGAAAATAAAACTCCATAAAAAGAATCTATCCATATTAAATAGCGAACTATTTGAAGCTGTAATTAAAGTAAAGTCAAAGCTAACATACAATCAAGTAGATGAGTTTTTTGACACAAACAAAAAGATAAAAGGCACTAATTGCGATATGCTACTATCCTTGAAGGATACAACACAAAAACTAAGGGCAAAACGCTTAAAGAGTGGGTTTGACTTTAGAAATGATGAGACAAGATTGGAGCTAGATAAAAACCAAGAACTAAAATCAATCAAACAAAGCAAACAAACAGCCTCCCACCAATTAATAGAAGAATGTATGCTACTAGCAAATATACAAAGTGCCAAATTACTAGAATCTAAAAACACCAAAGTAGATTCAAGCCTAAAGCTAGGAATATACAGAATCCACGCCTCACCAAAAAAAGAAAGTTTGCAGAATTTATTTTTAGAACTAAGATTGCTTGGGATATGGGATAAAGGAATCCCTGCCCAAAAAGACCTGCACAAAACAATACTAAAAATACAAAAAATAGCCAACAAAAAAAACCTAACACAAGAAGTAGATAAGCTAATAATAAAATCAATGCAACAAGCAAATTATGCAAGTCATAATATAGGGCATTTTGGCTTGGGGTTTGAATCGTATAGCCACTTTACTTCTCCGATTCGGAGATATAGCGATCTTGTGCTACATAGAATCTTAAAACAAAAGATAAAACTAGAAGAAAATATAACAATAAAAGAATCTCTCCCAATGCTATGCGAACATCTAAACAAAGAAGAAAGAAACATAGCCAAAATAGAGTGGGATTTTAATGATAGAAAATTCGCTAGATTCTTAAACACAAAAATATCACAAAGCTTTGATGGAATAATAATAGATGAGCAAACGCCACAGCTAGTATCGCTAAGACATAAAATGCTACTTGGCGCAAGAGTAATAGCCCTAAAAGGCAAGGGTGTGAAGTATCAAAAAGTAAGAATCCAAATAATAGATGTAAATTTAAAAACTGCAAAAGTTTATGGAAGAATAGTAGAATGCTACAATGAAATATTAGGGCAAAATTACACTGATGAAACATATATAAAAAATAAGATTCTAGAAAACAAGAAGAATCTAAAACAAAAAGCAAAAATAAATGCAAAACAAATAAAGCAAAACATAAAAAATAAACCCAAAAAATCAAAAAAGAGATATAAATGACAAAAAAAGAACTAGAATCAAAAATAACAGGAAACACAGAAATAAAAGCAATAATGCTATATGGTGAGGATTCGTTTCTAATAGAATATTATGGAGAAAAACTCGCACAAAAAGCATTAGCAAAAGATTGTCAAAAAAATACATTTTATTTTGGTGAGTTCAACTTTGAATCTGCACTTTCTTGCTTTTCTTCTGGGTCGTTGTTTGGAGAGCTATCACTAGTATGGATAAAAACAGACAAAAAAATCCCCAAAAAACAACTAGATACACTAATAAATACACTAATAAAAAATGAAACTGGATATTTGATACTTGAATTTCATCAAAGTGATAATCAAAGTGCCGCAAAATACGCACTAGATTATAAATCAATGATACCTAGCTTTAGAGGCAATGGGGTGTTTGAAGCTAGGCTTTTTGCACCAAACCTAAATGAATCTATGAGTATTTTAAAAGAATATGCAAAGAAACTAAATATACAAACTAGCGATTTTGTATTACGAAAAATACTAGAACAACAAAGCAACAATCTAGGGCTTAGCATAGCGGAGATGAGAAAATATAGCATATATGATGAAGAAATAAACTCACAAACAATAGATGAGCTAGGATATTCTTTAGGAAGTGTAAAGTGTGAAGAAATTTTAGAGTTGCTACTCTATAAAAAGCCGTATTTTGAGGCATTAAATCACTTTTTAGAAAAGGGATATGAAGAAGTTATGCTAATACAAGAGATAGAAAAGTATTTTTTTCAACTATTTTTATTCCAAAGTCATACAAAAATATACGGGAGCGTGGCTTCTGAAGATGTGCTTGGATACAAGCTTCCTCAACATATATTTGATAAAAAAAGATTCCTAGCTACAAAATTAAATGAAATGCAATATGAGCAAATATTTTTAATTTTAAACACATGGAGACATGATTCTATAAGCGGAAATACAAAGACTAATGGGTTTTTAAGGGCATTAATAAAAATTCAAGCAATTTTAAAGTAGAATTTATCCTTTTATTTTAAAACCTTGCTCTTTTTGAGAGAAAAAGGGCGATAACCAAAAGGAGAAATATGCGTTTTTATGAGACTATGTTCATTGTAAAACCAACTTTAACACAAGAAGAAATCAACCAAAAAATAGATTTCTACAAAGCTACGATACTAAATCACAATGGTGAAATTAGTGCTACACTTGATATGGGTATGAGAAATCTAGCATATGAAATTAAGAAAAACAAACGCGGTTATTACTTTGTGATTTACTTCAAAGCTGACCCTAGCTTAGTTTTAGAGCTTGAGAGACTTTATAGAATAAATGAAGATATTTTGAGATTCATAGTAATTAAATATCAAAGCAAAAAAGAGCAAAAAGCTTGGGAAAGTCTTGTGGATAGAGCCATAAACAATAAAAAAGCAACTCCACTAAAAGAAGCTAAAGAAGAGAAAAAAGAAGAAGCACAATAGCTTTAGGATAGCCTTATGTTTAATAAAGTCATTTTAGTAGGGAATTTAACGCGTGATGTTGAGCTTAGATATTCACCAAGTGGATTGGCAGTATCAAAGATCAATCTAGCAACCAATAGAAAATATAAAAAACAAGACGGCACACAAGCAGATGAAGTGTGCTACATTGATGTAAATCTATTTGGAAGAACTGCAGAAGTGGCAAATCAATACTTAAAAAAAGGTTCTCAAGTTTTAATAGAGGGGCGTTTGGTGCTGGAGAGCTGGACTGATAACACTGGTGCTAAGAGAAGTAAGCACTCCATATCAGCTGAAAGTATGCAAATGCTAGGTAGAGCCTCCAAAGACGAACAAAGTGGCGGTTATGGGGAGTATGGTTCGGATAACTCTTATAGTAGCAATGGCTATGGTGGAGATGGATACAAAGAAAGCTATCCACAAAGACAAAACACAAAAGAACCAGAAGTGCCCGTTATTGATATAAATGATGAAGAAATACCATTTTAAAGGATAAAATATGGCAGAAAAAAAGAGATACTCAAAGAGATATTGTAGATACACTGAAGCAAAAATAGAATTCATAGACTACAAAGATGTAGATATGCTAAAACACTCATTATCAGAAAGATATAAAATAATGCCAAGAAGGCTAACAGGCAACTCTAAAAAGTGGCAAGAAAGAGTAGAAGTTGCAATCAAAAGAGCAAGACATATGGCACTTATACCTTATATC encodes:
- the modA gene encoding molybdate ABC transporter substrate-binding protein, producing MKNVIKKLTISVIAGICLSINANAEDIRVLGAASLKYVLEDIKNDFLKNRPNDKIEISYISSGKAFAQIQNGAPVHLFVSADTDYPAKLFKENLAPNKEEVYAKGKLVLWSNNKSFKITKFEDILNKNIKHISIPNPKLAPYGRASMEALESTNMLKDVKDKFVTGESIGTATTYVESNNAEVGFTALSMLGEGGINTPAMSFVAIDEKLYKPIEQALIIPNFGKDSKLANEFKDYILSKDAKEKFIKFGYSVE
- the modB gene encoding molybdate ABC transporter permease subunit; amino-acid sequence: MESFLQTMLLTFKVSIITTAILLCIALPLGYFLAFYKSKITPILETIVSMPLVLPPSVLGFYLLIAFSPQNFLGAFLLEYFDIKFVFSFEGVILASIIFSMPFMINPIQAGFASLPKSLYEAALTLGKSRIEIFFKVLIPNIKNSIIVGIVVTFAHTIGEFGVIMMIGGNIEGVTRVASIAIYDEVESLNYALAHKYALTLFLVTFSILLLTFYLNKKDKL
- a CDS encoding sulfate/molybdate ABC transporter ATP-binding protein, giving the protein MIELKFKKNLISANGDLLLDIDCKINKNELTTIFGKSGAGKTTILKILAGLLTPEVGLIKVEDEIWLDTQKNINLKPQNRQIGFVFQDYALFPNMSIRENLAFAIPKQTSKIQAKEQIDEILEITELTNLQKLKPNMLSGGQQQRVALARAVIRKPKILLLDEPFSALDIEMNVKLREELLKIHRHFSLSTFLVSHNFSEVFSLSSHVLHMQNGKVIKSGTANEVFLRGIPSGKVRQSGNVLNITENGIFCIVSILTGNDIIKLSITKNEAKELKIGDLVIISTKAFNPTITKLTKNIQYF
- a CDS encoding class I SAM-dependent methyltransferase; the encoded protein is MESWSDGYFTNTEYTEGYYKEISPMMINLNLALAGVEVGNEHDITPKDGFSYLELGYGMGISITLNAATNNGIFYGTDFTPTHTHKANIYANGLDNITLYNDSFEELLERLNKTRLEFDYIVFHGIFSWISRENQDIILEIIRKFLKPGGIVYNSYNCMPGWSSKMALREIFRMHNRHYTNASTGAHESIANSANFLKEFMETNPMYFQGNQIAQSLVTQLTQSNNHKYLGHEYLNSTWDIFYFHEIAERMQDMAKCSYITMGEILEHFNEWTLRPEWVSYLSNIKDKIFQEQLKDFCLNRQFRKDIYCKGVAYTNHNTAKTKLLNTKFALVEQKEKFSTKMQFVLGEGTLKREKYDSVLEYLESKNYTSKTGWEISEKCKLQFQELMSILAILMQQGIVSPAQTISDTIKNRTKIYNQNIIKNKEKSILSASYIASPVTCSAIAINDLHRFMLGFYMQGITAENNLITRTIEKLKELDSKPIKDGKTLTTDSEIKKEITQMANEFKQKIGIFKNLGIID
- the rfaD gene encoding ADP-glyceromanno-heptose 6-epimerase, which codes for MKYTDESLNNKKILITGGAGFIGSNLAMYFQKFHPNAEVIVFDSFRSEKTFSNGNFKSLGHFKNLLDFNGEVIVGDITNKDDLARIDKIKFDYIFHEAAISDTTVIDQDAILRANVNAYKDLLEMSLRHGAKMIYASSAGTYGNTQAPNIVGQGEIPENVYGFSKLCMDKLTYKFLKENPEHIVGLRYFNVYGENELYKGKTASMILQLGIQALKNKKVRLFKMGEQKRDFVYVQDVVMANIKAISGKSGVYNVGSGESRSFNDIVKCLQNEFGEFEVEYFDNPYKFFQNHTHADIEPTKEALGYNPRYKLEDGIKEYAKSIKEIADKGEF
- the rfaE1 gene encoding D-glycero-beta-D-manno-heptose-7-phosphate kinase; amino-acid sequence: MNPKILVVGDLILDHYVWGECQRISPEAPVQVVSINKETLSLGGACNVANNLISLGADVFICGMIGDDDAGAKLKNRLESLNINTSGIYTNKNRPTTQKSRIIASNQQVIRVDKEDKSQISNDGEKFILDFTTTMIDKIDCIVLSDYQKGVLSTKLTQSLIQLAKQKNLKILIDPKGHDYSKYKDSTLLTPNKKEAIEATGINIIDDESLLQALEKLKNTCNLEYSLITLSEDGIAILQDSKLIKVPTIAREVFDVTGAGDTVIASLAFMLSQKEEILPSIYFANAAAAVVVSKVGSVATNKKDIFTYLYDNDLLDSSLVSTKFMEAFSQDGAKFLSNFHKIVQRKKPINPQNKLITKDDFDNFLESLTKLTNLKIVFTNGCFDILHIGHISYLNEAKKLGDVLIVGLNSNSSIKAIKGNDRPINNELDRAYMLCALECIDFVIIFDEETPFNLIKQIKPNILVKGGDYKNKEVVGAEFANEVKLIDFIEGKSTTNIINKIKGNQ
- the gmhA gene encoding D-sedoheptulose 7-phosphate isomerase; its protein translation is MKEHILNEIKEHLLVANKMESLSDDIQKAAEMCIESLKNGGKILLCGNGGSAADSQHIAAELIGRYKCERPSIPAIALTTDTSALTAIGNDYGYEFVFSRQFEGLANKQDILWGISTSGNSQNVINALQKAKKLGVRTIGFSGHSGGKMSSLCDVLLISPSNDTPRIQEMHILMAHIICDLIERAFK